Proteins from a single region of Corylus avellana chromosome ca11, CavTom2PMs-1.0:
- the LOC132166733 gene encoding early nodulin-93-like, which translates to MAKNVAQSPLEINSLASLDQRLAMAKRCSHEGVIAGAKAAVVATIATAIPTMASVRMLPWARANLNHTAQALIISTVAGAAYFIVADKTVLATARRNSFKHSDNEA; encoded by the exons ATGGCAAAGAATGTTGCTCAGTCTCCTCTTGAGATTAATAGCCTGGCTTCTCTTGACCAAAGGTTGGCCATGGCCAAGCGCTGTTCTCATG AGGGTGTGATAGCAGGAGCTAAGGCAGCCGTTGTTGCTACTATTGCCACTGCCATTCCAACT ATGGCTAGTGTGAGGATGCTGCCTTGGGCAAGGGCCAATCTGAATCACACTGCTCAAGCTCTCATAATCTCCACAG TGGCCGGAGCAGCATATTTCATAGTGGCTGACAAGACTGTTTTGGCAACGGCTAGGAGGAACTCCTTCAAGCACTCTGACAATGAAGCATGA